The Desulfoplanes formicivorans genome window below encodes:
- a CDS encoding ArsR/SmtB family transcription factor yields the protein MLSDNNFYVRALKALSEPNRLRLFWLLVQIDERICVAEAIDVLGDSYYNVSRNLKTLLMADLVFAEKEGKWVFYTLKKGNHPFRINILNAVRSIPEEEFMDEIKKCKLRLTLRQNGRCVIGPGSKEWEELSSCGV from the coding sequence ATGTTATCAGACAACAACTTTTATGTGCGGGCATTAAAAGCATTATCAGAACCAAACAGATTACGTCTATTCTGGCTTCTTGTTCAGATAGACGAACGCATCTGCGTAGCCGAAGCCATAGATGTACTTGGTGATTCATACTATAATGTTTCACGAAACTTAAAGACATTATTAATGGCGGATCTTGTTTTTGCAGAAAAGGAAGGAAAATGGGTTTTTTACACCCTCAAGAAAGGAAATCATCCGTTCAGAATCAACATATTAAATGCAGTACGAAGTATTCCCGAAGAAGAATTCATGGATGAAATCAAAAAATGCAAATTGCGTCTTACCTTGCGCCAGAATGGCAGGTGCGTCATAGGGCCAGGCAGCAAGGAATGGGAAGAACTGAGCTCCTGCGGAGTATAG
- a CDS encoding permease, with product MQENKWVIAINEFLHVGLALVAIIAIVSIITGIIREYIPQEKLQKKLSKHEKCGPIIGALLGILTPFCSASMVPVVMGMVEVGASMGTIFGFLISAPLCNFAVVGLILATFGVKVATIYLILTLGGAILAGYIIRITPLKHEIRRNITNKTTCCSANMNTCSNTSIQPLSSCSCGQPQKTCATHYSRVVAAMPFAWTLFKRIIPYILIGAVISALSAAFLPADVVERYVGNDSWYAIPVAATIGVPLYLRIEMAIPLLQVLIAKGMSMGAAMSLLIGGTGASLPEIAIISSVLKPKAVIAFVCTVILIAMAGGWFFITVS from the coding sequence ATGCAGGAAAATAAGTGGGTAATAGCGATAAACGAATTCTTGCACGTTGGCCTGGCCCTGGTAGCCATCATAGCGATCGTGTCCATCATCACAGGAATCATCCGGGAATATATCCCGCAGGAGAAGTTGCAAAAAAAGCTGTCCAAGCATGAAAAATGCGGTCCGATAATAGGAGCCCTTTTGGGCATACTGACCCCCTTTTGCAGCGCATCAATGGTGCCCGTTGTTATGGGCATGGTCGAAGTGGGTGCATCCATGGGGACAATCTTTGGATTTCTGATCTCCGCACCACTATGTAACTTTGCTGTTGTCGGGTTGATTCTCGCCACCTTTGGCGTAAAAGTGGCCACAATCTATCTCATACTAACCCTGGGAGGGGCCATTCTTGCTGGATACATCATCAGAATCACGCCTTTAAAACATGAAATTCGTCGCAATATCACCAACAAGACGACTTGTTGTAGTGCGAACATGAATACATGTTCCAACACGTCCATACAGCCATTATCATCATGTTCTTGTGGTCAACCACAAAAAACATGCGCAACCCATTATAGTCGCGTTGTTGCTGCCATGCCTTTTGCGTGGACACTCTTTAAACGTATTATTCCTTATATACTGATTGGTGCAGTCATAAGCGCTTTGTCGGCTGCCTTCCTGCCTGCGGATGTGGTTGAAAGGTACGTTGGCAATGATAGCTGGTATGCCATTCCGGTAGCTGCGACCATTGGAGTTCCGCTCTATCTGAGAATAGAAATGGCGATTCCCCTTCTGCAGGTTTTGATTGCAAAAGGGATGAGCATGGGGGCAGCGATGTCACTACTCATAGGCGGAACTGGTGCAAGCCTGCCGGAAATCGCGATTATTTCATCGGTACTCAAACCCAAGGCGGTTATCGCTTTTGTTTGTACCGTTATCCTGATCGCCATGGCTGGGGGATGGTTTTTTATCACCGTAAGTTAA